The Chelatococcus sp. HY11 nucleotide sequence GAGGAAGGCAACTATGACGAACTGATGCGGAAGGACGGTGTTTTTGCCGCCCTGGCACGGCGTCAAACAGCCTGATCAGCTACACCCCCTAGCTGGGACAGTTGCGCGGCTTGGGCAGCTACCGGGGCTCGGCGGTGAGCCTTCACGAAACTGCGCGTTAGTCAGCGCTGTCCCAGGAAGGATTGGCCGGCCTGTCGAGCAGCTTTGTCGCGTTGACCGGGATCTCGATCTTAGGCGCATTGGCCATCGCCGCCTGGCGTTCCTCGACCATCCGTCGGATGGCGGCCGTATCGGCGCTCAGTCCGCCGACGACCGCGTCGACTTCGTCGTCGTCAAGCATCCGCGCTTGCTCTGGTTGTCTGTGCAAACCCCATCTCCGATTGCTCGCAAGGAATGTGACCTGTCGGCTTTATTCGAACCGCAAAGCGGAAAGCGCGAAAAGCCGGCTTCCATGGTGGGAAGAACGACTTTCCGCGCGAATTATATTCCTGCTCATTGACTGGTTGTTCTGTGGACTGGCCGGCGCGCCTCGACTACGCCGGCCAGGATCGATCAGGCGCTTTCGTCGATCAGATGCCCGCCGATGGCGCCGAGCCCGGCGCCAACGGCTCCCGCCGCGGCAGAGCCCGCGACGAGGCCGGCCGCCGCGGAGCCGCTGAGAAGCGCTGCGGCGCCGAGGAGGCTTCCGCCCCCTGTAAAGGGCGCTGCCGCCACGCAGCTCAAAACCCCGACGGCAAGACCAGCGCTGCCCAGGACACCGCCGGCGATCGCGCCGATGCCGGCCCAGCTCATCCCGCCGGCGACGCCTTCCAGCATGTCGTCGTTCAGCTTTTGCGCCTCGGGAGACGCCGCGAATTCGCTGGCCGATGCAAAGATCCGCTCAGCCTCTGCTTCCGGAATGTCAAAGCCGTTGCTCGCAGCGTAAAGACGCAAGGTCTCGCCATCCTTCACGCTGTCGTTGAACGCCTTGAGCTTGGCCTCATCCTGGAGAACAGAGGTCATGAACTCTGCAAACTGCTTCTGCGTGTCAGTCATGATCTTCCCCCTCAGTCGTTGAACAGATTGGCAATGCCCTGGCTGACGCCACCGATCGCACCGCCCCAAACCGCGCCGCTCAATCCACCGGCGCTCGCGATGCCGATCGCTTCGCCAACGAAGGCGACGCTCTGGATAGCGATGGCACCGGCCGCCAGTTCCGGCAAGGCAGCTGCGGCCAAGGCCACGCCCGCAATGGCGCCGAGTGTACCGCCGACGGCGGCCCAGCTCAACCCGCCGGCAACGCCTTCGAGCTCGCTGTCGTCGAGCTTCTTTCCGGAAGCCTTGATTGCCTCGAGCTGTTCCTTGACGGCGGCCTCAGCCGCGTCGAAAATGCCCTGAGCCTCGGTCTCTGTCACGCGCACGCCTCTTGATGCCGAGAAGGCGATCAGGGACGCCGGATCCGTGACCTCGGCGTTGAAGCGGGCGGCTGCCTCGGGGTCCTTGAGAACCTCGACAAGCATTTCCTGGAATTTCTGAAAGCGAGCGTTACCTGGATTCTGCGCAGTTTGGTTCATCATTTGCCCCCGTTCATAGCACGTGACGTTGCTTAATAATTACTACTCACAACAGTCGCGCTGTGTGCCACAGCACGGTTCTCGTACACGAACTATCGATACGAGTCACCGTCCCAAACACAAACATAGCTAACGGCGCGCTGTCTTCGAGCATTGCGGTTCTGTGGTGCGAATGAGTTGCACATCGAAGAGTTTGTGTGAGACGCGGCAGCTAGCCGCTCTTCAGTGCATCTTGGCAGCTACGTCATCACAATTGCTGGCTCTGTTGGCGCGGTCGCGACTGCAATCATTGACTATCGGAGCTCGCATCGCGGCAATGGCTACATGCCGCCGGACGCGCCAATTCCAATTGAGGCTCCTCGCAGAATTCTACGGCCGGGAGGCGAGCCTCACGGCAGGTATCCTGTTGATCTCCAACACTATCTTCAGTCGTGACGATCTCACCTAATCTCGCCGCGTTGGCATCTGAGCCCGGATCTGATGTGCGCCTGATTGCACCGCCTCTGCCTAAATCTACGACGGAATTCTGATTTTACGCCCAACCCGGTATAGAATAAACTTTGATCTTCAGGCTATTGCCTCGGGATTGGGCTTGCCTCGGTAAAATTTATCAGCGTTTATTCCATATGCTGCGGTCTTCATACTGCAAGGCATGCCAAGGCTGTCGCCGTCGCTATACACCATTACGTCTCCTGGGGAGCCGCGCAGTTCCACCCGAATTGTCTGGACATGACGTCCGATACGGCCATCCGGCAGGCGTGAAGACTTCGGTAATCAGCAGGCTGTCGGCGACGTCGAAATCCCGCGGCGATCGGATGGATGTAGCGTTTTGGCATCCTTTCCGTGGTTTCAGAAAGGCCTTCTGTATCCTCGGCGGCAGATCCATGCACCTTGCCGGACATGCCGGTGGGCCTGCCCGAGAAATGTCGTCATTCGCCGCTCTTTCCCGTGTCAAGCCCCGCCGCCCTCGCCATCCCCTTCAGTGAGGTCAGGCCCATGCATTGGTAAGACAGGGGGTTGCGGACATCCGGATCCTGTTCGGCCTCGATGACGAGCCAACCCCGATAGCCATGCTCCGCGGCGATCGCCAGCACCGGCGGAAAGTCGACGCCGCCTTCCGTGTCGCCAGGCACGGTGAAGACGCCACGGCGCACTCCCTCCAGAAAGGACAGGCCCTCCGCCCGGACCTGCGCGGCGATATCCGGCCGCACGTTCTTGGCGTGGATATGTCCGACACGGGCCATGTGTTTTCTGGCTGCGCGCTCCGGATCGCCCCCGCCGAACAGGCAATGACCGGTGTCGAGCAGAAGCCTCATGTGCGGGCCAGTATGAGCCATCAGCTGGTCGATCTCGTCCTCGCTCTCGACGATGGTTCCCATGTGGTGGTGATAGACGAGGGTAATGCCCTGTCCCGCCGCGAAGGCGGCGAGCGCCTCGACGCCGGCGCCGAACCCCGCCCAGTCACCATCAGCCAGCTTCGGCCTGTCATTGATGGCCTTGCCATCATCCCCGTGGATGGCGTTGGAAGTCTCGCAGACGATGATCACCGTCGAGCCCATCGCGTTCAGCAGATCGAGCGCCGGTTGCATCGCCGCCTTTTCGGCGTCGATCACGTTGGTGAGCAGGTTGAGCGAATGCCAGCCGGAGATATAGCGCAGCTTGCGCGGCTCCAGCACCGCCTTCAGGGCCCCTGGCTCCTGGGGAAACTTGTGCCCTCTCTCGATGCCGTCGAAGCCAATGGCCGCGGCCTCGTCCAGGCACTGGTCGAGGCTGATGTGCGCGCCCAGCGAGCGGTCGTCGTCGTTCGACCAGGCGATGGGATTGGTGCCGTAAAGGAGCATGTCAGTGCCTTTCCTGAAGCGCCTTCTCATAGGCAACGCGGGCTTGCATGACGTCTTGCCGCGTCGACACCTCCGGCACCGCCACGTCCCACCAGGCGCCGCCAATCTCCGGCGTCGGATAGGGGTCAGTATCGATGACGATCACGGTCGTGATCCTGGCCGCCCTCGCGTCGTTCAGGGCATCCTCAAGATCGGCGATGGAGGAAACCTTGCGGGCATCTGCACCCATCGCGGCGGCATGGGCGACGAAGTCGATCCGAATCGGGTTCGCCTGGTTTGTATGGGCGTAGAGATTGTTGAACTCGACACCCCCGGTGGCCATTTGCAGGCGGTTGATGCAACCGAAGCCTCGGTTGTCCGTGATGACCACGGTGATCTTGAGGCCCATGGCGACGGCGGTCGCCAGTTCGGAATTCATCATCATGTAGGAGCCGTCGCCGACCATGACGACGACGTCACGATCCGGCTCGGCCATCTTGATGCCAAGCCCTCCGGCGATTTCATAGCCCATGCAGGAAAAGCCGTATTCCATATGGTAGGAGAGCGGCTTCCCCGCCTTCCAGAGCTGGTGCAATTCGCCGGGCATGGTGCCCGCCGCGCACATGACCACCGTGTTGTCGCGCGCCGCGCGCTGCACGGCGCCGATCACCTGCATGTCGGTTGGCGGGAAGTTGCCGTCCCGTGGCGCGGCCGTTACGGCCTCCGCCTTGGCAAACCAAGCCGGCTTCAGATCGTCCGCCGGCATGTCGAAGCAAGCGTCGCCGAGCGCCGCGCTGATGAGCCCGAGCCCGACGCGGGCATCGGACACGAGCGGGATCGCCCCATGCTTGGCGCTGTCGTAAGGCTGCACATTGAGTGAAAGGATGCGCCGTTCCGGATTGCCGAAGAGCGCCCAGGACCCCGTCGTGAAATCCTGGAAACGCGTGCCCACGCCGATCACCAGATCCGCGGTCTTGCAGATCGCATTGGCGCTTGAGGCGCCGGTGACGCCGACGGGTCCGAAATTCGCCGGATGATCCCAGGGCAGCGCCGATTTGCCGGCCTGCGTCTCGACCACCGGGATCTTGTGTCGACTCGCGAAATCCGCCAGTGTCGTGTTGGCGTCGGAGAAATGCACGCCGCCGCCGGCAACGATGACAGGATTTTTCGCGGCCCTGATCGCCTCGACAGCCCTTTGCAACTCGTTCTCGTCAGGTCGCGGCCGGCGCCGGTACCAGGTCTTCTGTTCAAAGAAGCTCTGCGGGTAGTCATAGGCCTCGGCTTGCGTGTCCTGGCAGAAGGCGAGCGTCACCGG carries:
- the iolD gene encoding 3D-(3,5/4)-trihydroxycyclohexane-1,2-dione acylhydrolase (decyclizing), whose protein sequence is MNSVRLTAAQAMVRYLANQMTEEGQPFIAGLWAIFGHGNVAGLGEALADAREALPTYRGQNEQSMAHAAIAYAKQLRRKRAMAVTSSIGPGATNMVTAAALAHVNRLPVLFIPGDVFANRGPDPVLQQVEDFGDGLATVNDCFRPVSRYFDRISRPEHLLTALPRAMRTLTDPADCGPVTLAFCQDTQAEAYDYPQSFFEQKTWYRRRPRPDENELQRAVEAIRAAKNPVIVAGGGVHFSDANTTLADFASRHKIPVVETQAGKSALPWDHPANFGPVGVTGASSANAICKTADLVIGVGTRFQDFTTGSWALFGNPERRILSLNVQPYDSAKHGAIPLVSDARVGLGLISAALGDACFDMPADDLKPAWFAKAEAVTAAPRDGNFPPTDMQVIGAVQRAARDNTVVMCAAGTMPGELHQLWKAGKPLSYHMEYGFSCMGYEIAGGLGIKMAEPDRDVVVMVGDGSYMMMNSELATAVAMGLKITVVITDNRGFGCINRLQMATGGVEFNNLYAHTNQANPIRIDFVAHAAAMGADARKVSSIADLEDALNDARAARITTVIVIDTDPYPTPEIGGAWWDVAVPEVSTRQDVMQARVAYEKALQERH
- the iolE gene encoding myo-inosose-2 dehydratase, producing the protein MLLYGTNPIAWSNDDDRSLGAHISLDQCLDEAAAIGFDGIERGHKFPQEPGALKAVLEPRKLRYISGWHSLNLLTNVIDAEKAAMQPALDLLNAMGSTVIIVCETSNAIHGDDGKAINDRPKLADGDWAGFGAGVEALAAFAAGQGITLVYHHHMGTIVESEDEIDQLMAHTGPHMRLLLDTGHCLFGGGDPERAARKHMARVGHIHAKNVRPDIAAQVRAEGLSFLEGVRRGVFTVPGDTEGGVDFPPVLAIAAEHGYRGWLVIEAEQDPDVRNPLSYQCMGLTSLKGMARAAGLDTGKSGE